TGCACGCTATCAGCAGAGTCCCGTTGAAGTTTATGCAAGATTTTTGGCCATGGATCAGGACTCCGGTCGCGTGAGTTATTTGATCTCTCGACGGACTGGCCTGAGAGTTACCGATTTGGTGCAGCCTTTGCTAAGAGTAGCCGATCCGAAGATTGCCACGCTAAGAGGACGAACACTACAGGGAAGGGCAATGGGAAGAACAGATGTGCAGGTAAGATTCAAATTGTATGTGAAATATTTTCCTTGGTTCAAACTGATCTTACAATTCAGGTGCTATCTCCAATTACTGGAAGAGTTATCGGTGCTCGAGAGGTTCGCGTAGGAAGTGATAAAGTCAACATTGAAAGATTGCTGGTACGGGTTGTCTCTGGTTTGCAGCTTTCTATTGCTAGTGATAATGCAATTGAGAACGGTTACATTGCCGAAACTTCGGTTACTAGGAAACTGACTGCTCAATATCAGGAAGGCCTGCTAGACATTGATCTGGAGTTTTCCGACCGTTCTAGGACTCCTTTAAGGTAAAAAAATGCCATTATATTGTTTATGACggaataatatttttaaaattttctttattCAGGGATATTTCGGTTGATGATTACTttttgctggtggaaagtttagatACAGAAGTGGTAGCTTTTGCTCCAATGTTGGCTTCCCATCACCCAAGAGTGATTGCCGTTGGGGAAGGAAACGGTGATTTACTGAGAGTTACGCTGCTGTTATCTGAAGAATGCCGCTTGAGAAGGAATATTCCGGTGTCGAAACAGGTTAGTAATtcctttaattttccatttcacTGTTGCAAttgtatttttaaaatattcatccGAGTTTGGGTCAAAATTTCCTGAAAGAGTCTATTATAGAATAATCCTTAAAATAGTCATCTAGAAGTAGAAGAAATTTTTAATTCGAGTGACCATcgaaaggttaaagccggggttaaATAAACAGATAAAAATAACAAGTTTCTGAAAGGGTACAGGGTAAGGTGggtcaaaaattttgatatcagctccaccaaactttccgtgttccttttgggtcccataagaactatgcaaaattttagctcgatcggtgaaactatattttcgagtccgagggttaaaattttgtatgggattcaGCATgggaatattattttatttacaaAACAAAGATGGAGATGACTTCTAAagtctaaaaatcagtgcatataTTATTctcgtaggaaatttaacgaggaagaaaaccttcgaaaataacaaaacaaactgACATTTGTAGGAAAAGTTATCAAAGGAAAACCGACCGGACCGGAGATTCTTGCATTGACTAGCCTTAGACGATAATACACCCGATTTTCAGGTCGTAAGAGATTttgatcaaaaataattttcgtaACAAGCCTGGTTTCGTTAATAATcaaaataacataattttcttACAAGATTTTAGCTTTTTAGCTATGTTATATTGAACGGGTAAGGTAGTTAAAATTTGAGGGATTTAGTTAGGAAGCAGTTAGATTAAAGAGTCACATCAAAGCAGTGACAATGAAAGCTAAGAACATTAAGAACATTATGTAAACAGTTTCTTTTAATCAAATTCATAAACAATTTTCGATAATCCAACAAAAACTATTGTCTTCCTAGGGCATAAAATCTTCGATCGGCCCTCTGGTGAGTGCACTTGCTTCCGTGCAGGTGGACTTCAGTGCCTCTGACATAGGAACTCGACCGGACACGGTTCAAAATGACGGAATAGGTGGACGAGAGCGCAAGCCAGGACACGAGTTAAGTGACTTGGCAGATATTTTAATAGGTATTCCCCTCAAGGATGATCACAGTCAAGAGCCCGCAGCACTTCAACCCTCCAGACAACACCGGGGAGGAATTCCTGGTTATACAAACAGTAAGAGCATGGTTTATGCTGATGCCACCTCGTTGGAGATCGGGATGTATGTGTTATTAGCTGCGTTCTGCTTAGCTATCGGAGTATTTGTAATCTCATGCGTGGTTTATGCATCAAAGTTTCGACCCGTTACAATTGATATGAATGGTGAAGCAAGTGTTCGAGATGGTATGGGGAATGCTTCAGTGTTGGGCACAAAAGTAACCGAATCAACAACTAACGCTCATGATTGGGTGTGGCTGGGAcgtgctacgatggatcgatcTGCGAACGGAACGGACTTCAGTGGAAATAACAGAGGTTAGAGATGAATAGCTGATTAATTACATCGAATTGAGTGaaaatttatctttttttcaGATTCACGAATGCATATCATCAACAATCCAATGAGCTCGAAATATGGAGACGCAGAGGAAAGTGTTGTTCAGGTCAACAGCTTCGATAATCCAAACCATATTCAATTACCACCCAACACAAGCACTGCGATAAACTCAAACACTTACAATAAACGAGACCGCAGGAGCCATACTAAAAAGTAAGCCCATCAGTTGGCAGATTTAGTCGGAACTGTGAATCATTTacttaattttaatttgatttctaGTGAAGATGAAAAGGCTCCTCCACTACCGCCACATGGAGTTCCTGTGATTGGTGGAGTAGAATACCGTCCTCCAGTTCCACCCCATAGGAATATGGGTGTAACTGCAAATGTTGTTCAGCGGGTATGATGATGCATTGCTTGTTTTACTATGAATCAGCCTTAACTAACTACCTACCTACGAAATTACTTCCAGCACCAGGAACCGTTGGTCCAGATGAGAAATCCAAGACGCGTGCATCCACGTTATGTCCGCAATAGTGGCAATAATTGTCCCACAACCAATCCAGCATTCGAAATTCAACTTCATGGTAATTCAGCGCAACGCAACCTGAACTTCACTCAGCAGCAAATCAATGCAGCACTCTTCAACAACAACGTTCCTCAGTACTCTGTTCAACCTATCGTACGACAATCCACGAAATCACCACACTCATTTGAAAATATGGGATTCTCTGTAGTCCCACAGTCGCATCATCTGTCTATGGCGGGACCATCAAATGGCAGAAACTTAGAAGACCTACACATGGCCGAACGATTGGTACAACAATGTGCTCAAAAGTCAGCTTTCAAGTTTGATACCATCAGCAACCCATCGAGTAGCAGGAACAATGCAGTGGCTACTAATCTCTGTAACGGTGATCCAACAGTTAGTAGTAATGCTCAGGAATGTCCGCCGGTCACGATGGAAACGACCACTGAGatcaattctctagctgctgcaACGGATAATAGACGGTTTCGCTGTGAAGATTGTCCAAGTGATGTGAAAACCCTCGACTCTAGTTCTGACGGTAACGGAGGGTTTGTAACACCTCCTACCGAGGAGCAGCAACAGTTACAACAACACAATCAGTCCAAAATACCAAAGCCACCGTTGCCCCCAAAGCATAACAAACCAACGGTTGTGGGAAATCCGATGTTTGCTAGCACGCCCGATAGCGAACTTGGGCCTGGTGAGAGTCTTGGTCTCGATGATTTAGATATGGATTACGAACAAATTATGCACTATTTTGACAATTTGAAGGTGAGTGGTAATTCAATGATTGTACTAAATAAACAAGAGAATCAATACTTCTTCTATTCGTAGGAATCGAATGCCTGAGTTCAAGAGATCATTGCAAAGATCCGCGAGATACTGTCCACGTTCCAGCAACAGTACCGGAATGTAGCCATATCACCTGTCAGCAGTCCAATGTGCATACCCAGTATTAACGACCCAAActtcgaacagtttttcgaaCATTTGAGTGAGTCGTACGCCTAATTCGTATCGCGTTACATAAATCGTACATATTCTTGTTCCTCCTCGGTTCATCTGTTCAACTCTGAGAAGTATATTCTAACTAATCACATACTTAAAACCGTCAGACATTGTTTTCAAGCTATAAATCATATTTAGaatatgcatttttttattgttgaagAAAACGACGCGACTGTATTATAAATTGATCTCACTTGTCGTTTAAATATGCTTTATCGCGATAAAATTACAATCAATCAAATGGGGTTAAAACTAACGGAGCATCTTTGCAGTGATCGTAAAACTAAAGAACAACAACATTTCAATCTGGTTGAAGTTCGCGAAGGAAAAGTAACAATAATAGTACTTCCACACACAAAAAAAGAATAAATCTGTGTATAGCACTCGacatttttgtcaaagtaggaaATTTGGAGATAATGCCGAAAAAAATACATACTcaaatgattgtttttttttgtgacgtGATTGCAAACATAATTTCAGTGGTAAGCAACAGAACTTGAAAGCTTTCATATATCTGGCTTGATCGCAATACTAAAGTAAACAAATAATAACAACGCTCAAAGCGTACCTATTTCCAAATTTACACCTGCGACGATCGACAGTTTCATTTCAATATTATGGGACTACACAAGCACTGAAAGATTCCACAGCAGTGATCACGATTACACACGTTTGAAATGTTCCGTACATTTATCCCGCAAGTTTAGAACATTTGAATAATCTGTCGGGTTTGTTGATTGAAAAACAGTGAATCAAATTACACTCTAGTCATTTAGTTGAAGAAATTGGAGGAAGGATATAAGCGGATTATAATTATTGCAAAAGTATATATTATAGAAACAGTTGTGTAAGATAACTTAATATGTAAAAAATGGAAACTCATACCTTATATTATTATCATTAGTACAGCTTAAAAGCGTAATGGAACCGTTTTACATGAATTAACACAAACCCAGTGAAACCGGCTACAGTTTTTTAGGGTACCTATGTTAAAACATTGATTTCTATCGAACCGCTTCGTATTCTACTGAGAAGGAAACTAAATTGAAAAGCAGAAACACGATTCATATCATATCGATTCTATGAGACATTGTTTATTATGTAAATAGAATTTTTTAATGTGGCATAAGACAGCTTGATTTCATAATTGTACCTCCGTTGGATTAGCTGTTTATATCAAAGAGTGTGTCATGATTTCAAGATTGTATTTTAACGAACTTCAGCCATAAAAATGCATTTTCAAAACCACTTACATTGTCTATACGAAAATGATACCAAAAATTAGCTTTTTAAGGACCACTTAGGCTTAGATTACAGTCAACACAGAAGATTTAGTTCTATGCAAAATGAAATGCATTACCAGGAAATATTATACGCTGTTCATTACGCGCGATATTATGaatgaaataagaaaaaaatatggaaacacaTGTACCTATTCATCGCTAAGACATTGGACTCATTGTTAAATTTGGATTTCTTTCAATTTTCCATGTCGTTTGTTCTCATCGAGCTTCCAACTGGATCGTAAAAACATTCCCTACAGTCTTCAAGTTTGTCTTGATTGGACTCGATTGTAAATTGTTTAaacaaacaattatttttacCAGTTTTCACATATTATTTTTGTCGATGAGTTTGCTCTCAATTAGTTCATCTGTGTCATAAGATTTCAATTATACGTAAGCAGCTCCAGCTATACTGAGACAAATCATTCATATGAAACtatttaacaaaaatttacTAGAAAAATACTATACTCATCTTCTATCCGCTGCCGCTGTTTTACTGTGCACTTCCTCAGCTTTTACTTGCTGTCTTTATagtaaaaataatgttattCTGGTCACACCTCGGCTTGTACGTGTGTGTGGAAATCTGAAGCGAGGGTTAGGCGATTGAATTTTGATAGCATTATTCTGAAGGATtgcaattttcattttattacacCGTAATGTCGACGTTGTGCATTGCTCTCACTAAACCTGTCTCACTCAAGgaatattcataaaaagtgtAGTTATCTCGATTGAAATATATATAATTAATTTTCGAGCCAAAGAAAATCTCGCTACTAGCAAACAATTCCACGATAAGTCATTGCTTCAGATAACCATATAACCTATTGTTGAGTCAAAAAGGAGTCGAGTGCCAGTTTTTTCCTTATTGAAATCTCAATGTTAACTTGATTTTACTCAATAATGTTAAATTTTACCTTCAAAATTCTACTgtaaaatgaatttaaaaaaaaatcttgtttaccTATTTGCAGTTGTTTGCACTAGATTCGAAGAACGGCGCTTGGACTCGTTGACTTAACATAAGTCATATCTTTTCCGTCTTTCTAAAATCTAGAATCACTCGAAAAAATAAGTTTAACTATTCATCTAgcattctttaattttttgcagttgcAGAACAGCAACAAAATCACAACCAAAATGACCAGCTAAATGTATATTGTTTATAAATGAGCTTGATTATACACGCAATCCGCAAATACCAAACTTACATTACAAAAAATGGACAAAGTTATATGCAACAGTATATAGATAAATTTAATGCAAAAGAACAAATAATGCAAATATTTTGTATTCGATATAACATTACGGAGGTATGATTTCTAGAAATATTTATACATCAAGAGATCCGACGCATGATTAGAGCAGAAATCGacaaatgttgaaaaataaaatagcaAGACACATGAATGTTTATTCCAAAGCAGCAAGCGTGTTTAGAATAGTGCAAGAGGCAGAAAATATACCGTTCGATAGCAAGCAAGTCCTAGGCAAGCAAAGATATATTATGGAATATTATCTAAGTGGAACACTGACAAATTATCACAAGTCCGTTCAATGAATAACCTAATGTGGTAAGGTGTAATATATTATagctgaaaatataaataatgcaaaatggATACCAAATTACAAAGAAAAGATAAATGTAAAAGCCACTCCCAAAACCTTTTATGAACCCCATATACGCTAGCTAAAGACTTTAGGTAGGATTGAATCAGATTTCAGTCAGAAATTGGCGAGCACAAATACAATCATGTGCGTTCCAAAATTtcgagaaacaaaaaaaaccgttcGCCGTATCACGTTAGGACATTCGCTAAACCTGATCGAACCTAAAATTAAATATACATATGAAAACCTATATATCAAACCACTAAAACAAAAATCTGCTTATACAAgacatcaaaacaaaacaataacaatatTAAACGCATATATAGCTGTTGTCGCTCCCAGCATAAAACAAAGTGTAACCTCTATACAGGCTAATACGTACTAAATAATAATACAATGCTACAGCTGCTCGCGATCCAAACAATACACAAGGTGGGATTCTCTCCAACTGTACTGGCGCACTCTAGGCAATTCTATTGGATTTATCTCTGACATTAGTTCGGCTCTTTTTCATTGAAATCAATTGCAAAATGTTCGAAATAATAGTTAAGACTGGAGTTCAATCTATTAAATTATGTCGATCATGAAAGAGCGTAGTTATTTCTGAAGCTTGGAAAACGGCCTTTCGACTGAAATTGTTAAAGTAATCTCATATGTTTTTATATTAGTATTCTGCTTATGTTTTCTATAATTTCATTCATGCTCCAACAAAAGAAATCAAAGAACAGACGTTTCGCTAGGTTTGATAATTGTTGTTTAATTAACAGCCAATTCTTTCAATGGATAACCTCGAAATTGTAATGCAAAGTACTGTATGAAGATCGTATTACCTAAAAGACACATTCTAAAAACTTTGTTCACTTAATAGCTTCACGATAAATAAAACTTCAAAGCAAATGTAAAACACAACAAGCTGCAAATATTAGTTTCATGAGTTGTGACGGAATCAGATTTGTAAAATTTGTTTAGGGAGTTTTCGCATTCTTTGATTAAATAGATTAGTGAGTAAATACAAGCCATACGAATTTTGTTGACTAATTGTAATGTTTTAGTTTATGTAAACTGGTTTTTTAACTGTTCTGTTTTCTTTTCCTTTCGTTTTCACTATTCCAATACTTACtaaagttattttcatagaCTACACGAAATGGCAGTGTTGACTTATACGCCCAGTGACATAGTGATAAATCGGTATAATTGGTATGCTTAGTACCTGACTATGTAATCTTCCAATTGATGCCACTCTCTGAATTTTCCCAGTTGTTAGatattcaagttttttttctgcgCTATTCATCGAATGCGAACATTTTATTATATACAGTTACCACCGATCAGTTGAACGCTAGTACTAGTTGAGGGCAAAACGCCGCACAATTATACTGGAAGAATGCAAACAAACAATTAGTCCTTagaacgtaataaaaaaaaaacgacagcAGCTGCTTGTAATGGCAATTTCAATACAAAATGTTTTAGGAAAATTGCACCGAGTCCTCATTGGTTAGGATGAAATGCAACAGTAAAAATCGAAACTTTGACGTAGCCGAAAAAACAAGCGAGTTACGAAGTCGTGCAAGGAACgatattatttaaattattacaaaatataaacaaataaacgagATATTATTTGTAActgtaaaaataaacaaaaagtgCTTATATTAAtgcgtttcactttttttcgatATCGTTGAGAAAGAAAGCCTTTGGTGTTTGTAgtaacatttaaatatctccggaaccaagacGATTCCTATATTTGTCGATTTGCAGATGAATTTTGCATGTGACTTATTTATTAGCCCGTATATACGTACTCGAACATccatattaaattgaaacatCGTTGGTGGTTGAATGGTGGCTCGAATCGAATACTGTGCGATTATTTGAAAACTCGCAAATTCCATCGaacacaaattctttgactgctTGAGATTAAGGGAAGCTTACGATCTTCTACAGCAAAAACTTTCGGCACTAGTTGGTAGCCGGCACACATTCCCGAGTGGTGAACTGCTACGACCATCATTAGAGTGGATCGCGAAAACTACGCGAACACAAATCTCAAAAACCTTGTTAAGCTACATCAACTTTATTGAAGAATGCAACGGCGCAGTTGATATAAATGCATGAAGTTTTAATTTTAGTATCCcgatataataattttatcttGAATTCCGATTGAGACATAATAaacgtatttaaaaaaaaatgttgtagcACTGCAGAGACATTGTGGGACGGGGAAGAACATGTGGGAAAGCGGGTAGCGAATTCCAATTCGCTGCCTCCTGTGGAATGCACCTTCTTTTCCCGCAAATTATTCCAAAGGCTATCAGGACCATCACACAAAAAACCAAATCGACTACGTTCCCATCGACGGGAAATTCTTCTCCGACGCAATTTGATTCGGACCGCTACGATCTGCAACGTAGCGTAGATACTACCGAGGAATACGCACATCAGTTGACAACCAGTAGCTACCAACGAAAGAGCAGCTAGTCGCGGTGACTCTAGAAGACAACTGGAAGGATATAAGATCAGCACTGCATCGATATCGATACTAGGTACGAGGGAACCGAGCCGAGGAAATGAATGGTCTCTTGTTTACGGTAAAGTTTTAAAATCCCATGTCACCTGTTTAATATTTCTCTGGAAGGAGTGATTCAAAGCGCGAGTATTGGCACGAGTGATACGATCTTCCGTTTAGCTTCTCAGTTTCGCTGATTCGGTTTTCTGACACGTAACTTTAAagtgatgatggaaacatacatcggactcaAAACAGAAGCTAGACGGATTGGAATACAAAATATGCATGCATGTgagcaggcccgtgcgcagggttGGGAGGGTGGCTTGGGTTTTTAACCCCCCcacggaagatttttcaacagtaaGTTCCATGAGCAATAgagtattttttatgtaaaagtgcaaataacttgacctttctttcaaattattgcACCTTCCTCATCTTTTGAACCCCGCTCCCTCCCTTGAAACGAAACTCATAAAGATAAACTATTCTGACATTTTTTTCGAGTCGTAGATTTACCAACCAATTTCTAATAGCATATGCACGGGtttaatattttcttttcagCCAACTGCTATGTAGCAATTGCTTCAATTCAATAAGTTATCACTTGCCGATGCAAAGCTTTTAATACATATCGACTTATCCACCGATTATTATGCCGTATAATTGCGATCCAGCCATAACAATCAATCAATATTCAATGTCTACATATTGTAGCGTTATGTGAAACGCCACCATTCGAACTTCACTCCAACAGTTTGGTGTTCAGTGACATTGACCCTATTTTGCCAACGTCTGAGGCTACTCACACAGCATAATAAAATTATGCCGTACACATCGGCGCGTGTTTGTGGTCAATAGTCTTACATGAAAGGATTTCGACAATACCGTTGTACCACGATTATTCCGTGAAGGATAAATGGTatgatattctttttttttggtattggccaaacttagtttcaaaaatTATTCTATTACAGTTATTGAAAAATTACATAAAATCGTCACATGTCATCACAATCAACAGAAATCTAACAGGACTTCAGTCGATTCATTGTTGTGATacatgaaaatgttttttttttcattttttattttttgtatttcaaaTCACGAGGTCGAGAGCTGATTCGTTCATAGACTACATAAAAGTAAACGATTGTTCCTCGAGACAGACGGTTTCGTATTCTTGAGATTGACCTTTCGATCCCACTCGTAGAGAAGAACTATAGCGGTAAAATATTGAGATCTTCGACGATTACTACGCTAACCCTTTTTCGAAGTGGTAGGCCTTCGCGGGCCTGGCAACGcggcaacttttttttttaatcacgcACTTTGACTTTTTCGGAATGAAGAGCAACGTGGTATCGATCGTGCTTCGCATACGAATTAATACAGACAAAATCCCACTAAAGTGGCCGGCTGCCAGTGATCGTTAATCGAGTAGTAACAAAAGACAAAacccaaaaaattgaaaagagtTGCTAGAAGAGCAAGAAACCACGTCACCCCTTGATACCAAAAAAGGGGTTTTATATAGCACTGCACAGCATCCGCTGGGATCTTTTTCGGAAGGTTTGGGTACACTTCGGCCTCATGGTGGGAAGTTGGTTGACGGCGACGACGAGAAAATATGCTTCACACTGTTGATTCGGATTGATTCAAGGTCTTGGACTTGTTTGGTATATTATGCGAACGCGATTTAAATGGCAATTGGAAAAAGATAGTGTGAAATTCTAGATACTGTTGTAGTCAATGTCAATACATtataaaatatgaaatttaaatataatgatgattctaaattttttccatgaacataaattaaattaatgacCAGCGTTGCGTAATGTATCGATTAACCAAGATTTGATTCTTAtaaaaatttgtattaaatgaACAAGAAAATAATAGATTTCTAAAATTTCTACACTGAAATAGATCAATGCATCAATGCATCAATAGTCTTCTCTTACTTAAATTAGCATGTGACAAAACGTCAAGTCAAGTCGACAAGTTCTTTTATGTCAGATATCAACATATGATGTAGTAAAATGTTCATATTTCGTAGTTTCCATATTTTTCGTCCGTTCATGTCACAAGCGTGGGTTCGTTCAAACCTTCAAACCATATATGAACGTGTATTGAACACGATTGATTCAAACATGCGTGCAGCAATCTCCTAGaatcttcaaaaacaaataacatCATACTAAACAATAAAATCAATAACAAACATATTGATTGGAAAGGAACTGTTTTGATTACTGTTTCGTAAACACAAGCGAGTGTCATCGCGATTCCACATTGTACCGGAACACCGAACATCGTTAGAATGTGACGGAGAAAACATTCTACAGACACACGTTTTCACTTTCAGTCCCCGAAGCAGATTGgcaagtttgaaagaatgctaaTGAAGCCAGTCGGACTACAAGCATTTTTAAGAATGAGTGGAATGACGCAGGTGTAACAAGATAAATTCTTGCATAAAATTCGCATATAATGAGTGTGCTTGCGATGTTTGTTT
This genomic window from Malaya genurostris strain Urasoe2022 chromosome 1, Malgen_1.1, whole genome shotgun sequence contains:
- the LOC131428925 gene encoding transmembrane protein 132E isoform X2, which encodes MDFRITLLLIIGTTVAVEVHFETPDSGFFLKHSPRQSSISSSSAKGRSNSDSVLSIDRFTVVQNSQPVSIRASYGPFSTKQTVPARYIVPDALDSSSDSSQNATAALMDLQQTNLHLDISAHVVKNSIPRDSPVLRVLFHAGADPGGHLQRQKICVLLHASIGNKTPLKGRCMPEGEDGVCVAEVVIPSNWWPPLPPPEKDGRPTIAQKTPQRMVQVSYSVFEPPARSPELCEPKVQIQPLTPFAKIPLVQSHMPYKDLRADETLTIMVPQQPLYPLSKIHVPVFLHPEPDQNIAVFIVRARVKAGMRILGASASSEDWNVSVEKENTKHTVARVTAFRKDQDPDSPVSTTEDHNANKIVEVFSWLLEVANDTKDHWDGGRIVWSVSYVHDGPKIKELSAEASSAPHEEGRKKIVAKLEIQKDDIQAVLPIAKNWELMNTAVLTGRQVSQAMKVFIVSQAGKVADVTLQSSCQAEDESVIKVSSSCSSVYVDGSEARGSSNASVLVKYGTYSGLAKFTVWMPEFPLEVSVADFRLSQIKGWKIPEEHNAANGKMRRKKRAYGWNHHGEDFVNGVSSDRNVCRARYQQSPVEVYARFLAMDQDSGRVSYLISRRTGLRVTDLVQPLLRVADPKIATLRGRTLQGRAMGRTDVQVLSPITGRVIGAREVRVGSDKVNIERLLVRVVSGLQLSIASDNAIENGYIAETSVTRKLTAQYQEGLLDIDLEFSDRSRTPLRDISVDDYFLLVESLDTEVVAFAPMLASHHPRVIAVGEGNGDLLRVTLLLSEECRLRRNIPVSKQGIKSSIGPLVSALASVQVDFSASDIGTRPDTVQNDGIGGRERKPGHELSDLADILIGIPLKDDHSQEPAALQPSRQHRGGIPGYTNSKSMVYADATSLEIGMYVLLAAFCLAIGVFVISCVVYASKFRPVTIDMNGEASVRDGMGNASVLGTKVTESTTNAHDWVWLGRATMDRSANGTDFSGNNRDSRMHIINNPMSSKYGDAEESVVQVNSFDNPNHIQLPPNTSTAINSNTYNKRDRRSHTKNEDEKAPPLPPHGVPVIGGVEYRPPVPPHRNMGVTANVVQRHQEPLVQMRNPRRVHPRYVRNSGNNCPTTNPAFEIQLHGNSAQRNLNFTQQQINAALFNNNVPQYSVQPIVRQSTKSPHSFENMGFSVVPQSHHLSMAGPSNGRNLEDLHMAERLVQQCAQKSAFKFDTISNPSSSRNNAVATNLCNGDPTVSSNAQECPPVTMETTTEINSLAAATDNRRFRCEDCPSDVKTLDSSSDGNGGFVTPPTEEQQQLQQHNQSKIPKPPLPPKHNKPTVVGNPMFASTPDSELGPGESLGLDDLDMDYEQIMHYFDNLKESNA
- the LOC131428925 gene encoding transmembrane protein 132E isoform X1; this translates as MDFRITLLLIIGTTVAVEVHFETPDSGFFLKHSPRQSSISSSSAKGRSNSDSVLSIDRFTVVQNSQPVSIRASYGPFSTKQTVPARYIVPDALDSSSDSSQNATAALMDLQQTNLHLDISAHVVKNSIPRDSPVLRVLFHAGADPGGHLQRQKICVLLHASIGNKTPLKGRCMPEGEDGVCVAEVVIPSNWWPPLPPPEKDGRPTIAQKTPQRMVQVSYSVFEPPARSPELCEPKVQIQPLTPFAKIPLVQSHMPYKDLRADETLTIMVPQQPLYPLSKIHVPVFLHPEPDQNIAVFIVRARVKAGMRILGASASSEDWNVSVEKENTKHTVARVTAFRKDQDPDSPVSTTEDHNANKIVEVFSWLLEVANDTKDHWDGGRIVWSVSYVHDGPKIKELSAEASSAPHEEGRKKIVAKLEIQKDDIQAVLPIAKNWELMNTAVLTGRQVSQAMKVFIVSQAGKVADVTLQSSCQAEDESVIKVSSSCSSVYVDGSEARGSSNASVLVKYGTYSGLAKFTVWMPEFPLEVSVADFRLSQIKGWKIPEEHNASANGKMRRKKRAYGWNHHGEDFVNGVSSDRNVCRARYQQSPVEVYARFLAMDQDSGRVSYLISRRTGLRVTDLVQPLLRVADPKIATLRGRTLQGRAMGRTDVQVLSPITGRVIGAREVRVGSDKVNIERLLVRVVSGLQLSIASDNAIENGYIAETSVTRKLTAQYQEGLLDIDLEFSDRSRTPLRDISVDDYFLLVESLDTEVVAFAPMLASHHPRVIAVGEGNGDLLRVTLLLSEECRLRRNIPVSKQGIKSSIGPLVSALASVQVDFSASDIGTRPDTVQNDGIGGRERKPGHELSDLADILIGIPLKDDHSQEPAALQPSRQHRGGIPGYTNSKSMVYADATSLEIGMYVLLAAFCLAIGVFVISCVVYASKFRPVTIDMNGEASVRDGMGNASVLGTKVTESTTNAHDWVWLGRATMDRSANGTDFSGNNRDSRMHIINNPMSSKYGDAEESVVQVNSFDNPNHIQLPPNTSTAINSNTYNKRDRRSHTKNEDEKAPPLPPHGVPVIGGVEYRPPVPPHRNMGVTANVVQRHQEPLVQMRNPRRVHPRYVRNSGNNCPTTNPAFEIQLHGNSAQRNLNFTQQQINAALFNNNVPQYSVQPIVRQSTKSPHSFENMGFSVVPQSHHLSMAGPSNGRNLEDLHMAERLVQQCAQKSAFKFDTISNPSSSRNNAVATNLCNGDPTVSSNAQECPPVTMETTTEINSLAAATDNRRFRCEDCPSDVKTLDSSSDGNGGFVTPPTEEQQQLQQHNQSKIPKPPLPPKHNKPTVVGNPMFASTPDSELGPGESLGLDDLDMDYEQIMHYFDNLKESNA